The Diprion similis isolate iyDipSimi1 chromosome 11, iyDipSimi1.1, whole genome shotgun sequence genome includes a region encoding these proteins:
- the LOC124412243 gene encoding uncharacterized protein LOC124412243, with protein MKISTSVVLILLLAGTINVEAGPLAAGICYAGCAAVVTACFAAAGFTFGTVPGAQIAAVPALVACNAGFATCEAACVAALLTPTP; from the coding sequence atgaaaatttcaacatcaGTTGTGCTGATACTCCTTCTGGCTGGCACTATCAACGTGGAAGCTGGTCCGTtagctgctggtatttgctaCGCTGGATGTGCAGCCGTAGTGACTGCCTGTTTCGCCGCAGCCGGGTTCACCTTCGGCACCGTACCTGGTGCACAAATTGCGGCCGTCCCAGCCCTGGTCGCATGCAATGCAGGATTCGCCACCTGCGAAGCTGCCTGCGTAGCAGCATTGCTCACGCCTACACCGTAA
- the LOC124412239 gene encoding membrane-associated progesterone receptor component 1: MAEEGRVTAESGSGSLLTNVISEIFTSPINLVLVGIIALLVYKIFKHKTKVEAPIHVEPELPKLKRDFTVEQLKQYDGNGPDKRILMAVNGSVYDVTRGRRFYGPGGPYAAFAGRDASRGLATFSVVPGTDKYDDLSDFTSVEMDSVREWEEQFKEKYEYVGRLLKPGELPTNYSDEEEEGSQQEVESKSKDN; this comes from the exons ATGGCCGAAGAGGGCAGGGTCACTGCCGAGTCCGGTTCCGGGTCGCTCTTGACTAATGTTATTAGTGAAATATTCACATCTCCGATAAACCTTGTACTGGTTGGAATAATAGCGCTACttgtttacaaaatatttaaacacaAGACGAAAGTCGAGGCGCCGATACACGTCGAACCAGAATTGCCGAAACTGAAACGGGACTTCACTGTCGAGCAATTGAAACAGTACGATGGAAACGGTCCTGACAAACGAATTTTGATGGCAGTCAACGGCAGTGTTTACGACGTAACGCGAGGACGCAGGTTCTACGGTCCcg GTGGGCCTTACGCAGCATTCGCAGGCAGAGATGCCAGTCGTGGTCTGGCAACTTTTTCCGTCGTCCCAGGGACAGACAAATACGATGATTTGAGTGATTTCACTTCCGTGGAAATGGATTCTGTCAGGGAGTGGGAGGAACAGTTCAAAG aaaaatacgAGTACGTTGGACGACTTTTGAAGCCTGGTGAATTGCCAACGAATTATTcggacgaagaagaagaaggcagCCAACAAGAAGTTGAATCCAAGTCCAAGGACAATTGA